One part of the Verrucomicrobiia bacterium genome encodes these proteins:
- a CDS encoding SUMF1/EgtB/PvdO family nonheme iron enzyme, producing MKTSVAQSRGRAWLVSCLLGVAGLAPGQPTLRIGLTNGSPQLIVSGVTGALCQVQYTDTLVATTNWLCLTNGWITAEPLRVSDAGWSGTPQRFYRVLAVATNLALVPGGSFLMGDSFGDLGADELPVHTATVSGFYMDRMEVSKALWDIVCSWATNHGYNFSASAGLAKAITHPVTYAYWYDAVKWCNARSQMEGLMPCYHTNADQTGLYCTGQVTISNSFVNWAANGYRLPTEAEWERAARGGALTNRFPWSDTNVISHSRANYYAGAAYAYDVSTGGYHPAFSNAPPPYTSPGGYFAPNGFGLYDMAGNVWEWCWDWHDPNWYANALATVPDTHGPDTVSVADACAGAEATRPTRPTTVAPCGKARP from the coding sequence ATGAAAACTTCCGTCGCTCAATCACGGGGGCGTGCCTGGCTGGTGAGTTGTCTCCTTGGAGTCGCCGGACTTGCGCCGGGCCAGCCCACGTTGCGGATTGGTCTCACCAACGGTTCTCCCCAGCTCATTGTGAGCGGGGTCACGGGAGCGTTATGTCAGGTCCAATACACCGACACGCTGGTTGCAACGACCAACTGGCTATGCCTGACCAACGGCTGGATTACGGCGGAGCCGCTCCGCGTATCTGACGCCGGTTGGAGCGGCACGCCGCAGCGTTTTTATCGCGTGCTGGCGGTGGCGACCAACCTGGCACTCGTGCCCGGCGGCTCCTTTTTGATGGGGGACTCCTTTGGCGATCTGGGCGCCGACGAACTGCCGGTTCATACGGCAACCGTGAGCGGGTTTTACATGGACCGCATGGAAGTTTCAAAGGCGCTGTGGGACATCGTTTGTTCGTGGGCGACGAATCATGGCTACAATTTTTCCGCCAGCGCCGGTCTCGCCAAGGCCATCACGCATCCCGTCACGTATGCGTATTGGTATGACGCGGTGAAATGGTGCAACGCGCGTTCCCAGATGGAAGGCCTGATGCCCTGTTACCACACCAACGCCGACCAGACCGGGCTTTACTGCACCGGGCAGGTGACGATCAGCAACTCGTTCGTCAACTGGGCGGCGAATGGCTATCGGCTGCCCACGGAAGCGGAATGGGAGCGGGCGGCGCGCGGCGGTGCACTGACCAACCGCTTTCCGTGGTCGGACACGAACGTCATTTCACACAGCCGCGCGAATTACTACGCCGGTGCCGCCTACGCCTACGATGTCAGCACCGGCGGTTATCATCCCGCCTTCAGCAACGCGCCGCCGCCTTACACCAGTCCGGGCGGCTACTTCGCGCCGAATGGTTTTGGCCTGTATGACATGGCGGGCAACGTGTGGGAATGGTGCTGGGACTGGCACGATCCCAATTGGTATGCCAATGCGCTCGCGACCGTGCCGGACACTCACGGGCCGGATACGGTCAGCGTGGCAGACGCGTGCGCCGGGGCGGAGGCTACGCGTCCAACGCGCCCGACAACTGTTGCGCCCTGCGGGAAGGCGCGTCCCTGA